The genomic window gtaatcagagctcagagaggtcagtggtgactgtcaaaggagatagagggtgaggtatttgtagattaattctttgttgtcctgttttggtcttttatttagctctctccataggagaacaatgaagacaggggggagagtttcaaactgctttttcatgttaaaaatgcattttttggctaataaacccaatgacagtttcttaaaattgcctggtctattgatttctgcaaaaaaatttcacaacagtgacactttttaaAGTAACCACTTGTCTTTTCAAGCTAACTTTTGACTTACATTGCAcatttatgttcacacacagtattttggttagtatttgtaGCAAAATCTGGATTGGGACCAACAGAGGAAAAACCATAATGGAAAGATGTGCTCAGTCCCTGtgctttcaacccactcctggttttggttgaagaaatactgactaatatactgaGGGAAatgctatgtatgaacatagccttaaactttcTAGACATAAAATTAAAACCTAAAGTGttacccccttactctatgtgcccTTCtacgcaccatccacaagcttagatgttgcagattttatattttattattatttatttataaagcgcccttaattccagagcactatacaggcgacaggggtaacaaacattACAAGTTCAAAAtgcattacatgaaggcaaatggcagactggtacatggggaagaggaccctgctcgcgagggcttacaatctataaatgGTTAAGGATCCTATTATATGAGCAATTATCATCAAAACTGGCCGATATCACCTGTAAGTAGTGACTGAGAAATAAGCAAACTTGTTTGAGGGCTGAtcaagcgctgcagaatctgttgtcGCTATACaagatatacctgtataaaacaggAGATGGGGCCCTACTGCTGTGAAGTCCTGCCCAGTTGACACTGTTTACCGATAAAATGAAGCAAGagtacagtatcactttaagtgtgTAGGTCACCAGAACTTCTGTCACCAAAAGTGGCTTGACACATTGTGGTATCCTGTTGAAATACTTTAGCACATCCCACGGTCACTCGATCACATTGAGTTGGAGGCCAAGTCAACACATTGAACTCTTTGTAATGTTTCTCAAACCATTTGTAAGCATTCTTTTCCCCAGTTTGACATTTTTCTGCTGAAAGAAGTTATCAGCAGACACAGTCATAGGGAGAAAGTGGAGAACAGAAGAGgcaggaccttttctgctctccggatAAACTTGCATACATTTTTTGCAGTTATATGATTTTTATGCTCGGATGAAAAAGACATAAGCTTCTCCTTACCCTTTAGACTTGCAAACATACAGAGGTACAAATAAAGAGTTTGTGACAATAAGTAGAAATCAGCATTGTTTGTTTATGGACTTCAACAATGTTTTCTCTTATCTGCTGCCAGGAATTAGAAGCTTTTCTTATTATAATTATAAAGCTTGCCAGCTCTGCCTAGAGGCTGTACAGGCTCATAGACAGACAGTGCTAGACATATTGGAACACACAATACAGCATTTTTGTAAACACCCCACCGCCTTACTGAAGAGAAGGAAAATGCAGGATGTGACCGGAATGAGAGGAACTGGTTACTCTGAGGTTGTGTGGGGTGAACTCATTCATTAATAGTCTCCTGTTGTCACATGACCTAAATTATTCTTCCTAGGCAATGTAAAAAACTTACCTCTCTGCCAACTAAAGCCTATTAAACACCACACTGAAAATGTAAAGTTTTAATTACAAGAACAAATGATCCAAATGGTTATGAACAAATGGTAATTTAGCGCAATGTGCTCTGAAGGGGATTATGATGATAGATGATGGCTGTGCTTTAGAAGTATTGTTACCAGGATGACTCCTTTACCTCACACATCTCCAGTTTGGAGAACTTTTAAAACCATTTACATCATAAGCCAATTAATAACACTGTCTAGGACAAAAACTGCCTGATCTGTCCATAGCTCAGCTTTGATTTCCTACCATGCTCTGTTAAAATTGATTGAACTTGAGGTGTCATTGGTTCTATGGACAAATGAGACATTTTTTAAGTTTATTTCCCCATTGTGTTCATTAGCTttatgctgtgacatcacaatggTCATTCTGTAGCATGACCGTGCCCATTCTTCCAATAGTATGACTGTGtggattaaaggggaacaccaggtagaggttaaaaaaataaaacttctccagaagcataaagcattacttacctatctattccatttttgaaactaccaaaaatccatttgtttggggaggggggggggggttgttttgtgtttctgcacttcctggttcagttgtacacagtactacaggttccagaatgcattgctttccctcagctttcatcacagtcctccaccctgcctattccccacccaaagctgttgcagaacatctaggctgtgttcacacattgcagtttcattgtgttactgaattatttgcagtaatttatgatttcattgtggccccacccacacagcacacatttactacctgtaacaccacacagcacactgtattctctacctgtaacaccacacagcacactgtattctctacctgtaacgctgatattgaaataaagtaaagaactttttgaatttttttttcttttaaccccttagggaccaagcccatttgggccttaatgaccagaccAAATTTTGGACATCTGGTATGGTTCACTTAATCTGCTTATAACTCTATAATAGTTTCATACATCAAAGCTGttttaagattgtttttttgtcacatcttgTACTTTATCCCAGCagtaaaaaaaactttgatataattttcttaaatagattaaaaaagcaaaaaatgtgagaaattttgaaaaattttcttttttttcaacttttaacTATAATATTCCACTTATATATGTAatttatgtagatttttttttatcatacataTATTTCCATCTGTTTCCTTTGTTTTGGCATtcgttttggggaaaaaaattaaaaatactcAAATTTGAGAACGTACAAAATTAACCatactttttaaaaattgtgaattGCATTTTAATCCCTGCATCAAGCCAAGTTTCAGAGGCTCATACGTTTCAGAAcaatagaaaacccccacaaatgaccccattttggaaactagaccccataaggaattcatctaggggtacagTGAGTATGTTAACCCCACAGTGTTTGGACAAAATTAACGCAAAGCAAGTGAACATGaaataaattttttcttttttctatgtgTCATTTTGAAGACATGTTTTCCCTTCTAAATGCATGATAATGACAAAAGGCACCCCCTAATTTTTCGGCCCAATTCTTCTGAGTTCAGACATGTGACCATTGTACCCCTAACTCAATGTCTAGGCACACGGCAGGGCTCCAAATGAAGGAAGCACCTAGTGGTTTTCAGAGCACCAATTTAGCTTGAAAATCTATTAGGCCCCATTGTACTTATGGAGAGGTATTCAGCTgccagaacaataaaaaaaacccacaaatgaccccattttggaaactagaccccctaaggaattcatctaggggtatagtgagtattttaaccccacagtgttTGGACAAAATTATTTCAAAGCAGGTGAAAGTgacaaaattttctttttttttttcttcgtgtcactttaaagacatgttatcttttctaaatgcatgataaggagaaaatgcaccccctaatttattgccccatttcttctgagttcagACATATGACCATTGTGCCCCTAACTCAATGTCTAGGCGCATGGCAGGGCTCCAAATGAAGGGAGCACTTTGTGGTTTTCAGAGCACCAATTTAGCTTGAAAATCTATAAGGCCCCACTGTTGACTTGGAGGGGTATAGAGCTGCCAGAAcaatagaaaacccccacaaatgaccccattttggaaactagaccccctaAGGAATTTATCTAGGCGTATAGTgagtattttaaccccacagtgttTGGACAGAATTATTTCAAAGCAGGTGAAAGTgacaaaattttcttttttttttcttcgtgtcactttaaagacatgttatcttttctaaatgcatgataaggagaaaatgcaccccctaatttattgccccatttcttctgagttcagACATATGACCATTGTGCCCCTAACTCAATGTCTAGGCGCACGGCAGGGCTCCAAATGAAGGGAGCACTTTGTGGTTTTCAGAGCACCAATTTAGCTTGAAAATCTATAAGGCCCCACTGTTGACTTGGAGGGGTATAGAGCTGCCAGaacaatagaaaccccccacaaatgaccccattttggaaactagaccccctaAGGAATTTATCTAGGTGTATAGTgagtattttaaccccacagtgttTGGACAGAATTATTTCAAAGCAGGTGAAAGTgacaacattttctttttttttttcttcgtgtcactttaaagacatgttatcttttctaaatgcatgataaggagaaaatgcaccccctaatttattgccccatttcttctgagttcagACATATGACCATTGTGCCCCTAACTCAATGTCTAGGCGCACGGCAGGGCTCCAAATGAAGGGAGCACTTTGTGGTTTTCAGAGCACCAATTTAGCTTGAAAATCTATAAGGCCCCACTGTTGACTTGGAGGGGTATAGAGCTGCCAGAAcaatagaaaacccccacaaatgaccccattttggaaactagaccccctaAGGAATTTATCTAGGTGTATAGTgagtattttaaccccacagtgttTGGACAGAATTATTTCAAAGCAGGTGAAAGTgacaaaattttctttttttttttcttcgtgtcactttaaagacatgTTATCTTTTCTAAATGCATGATAAGGAGAAAATGCACCCCCTAATTTATTGCCCCACTTCTTCTGAGTTCAGACATATGACCATTGTGCCCCTAACTCAATGTTTGGACACACAGCGGGATCCAATGATTTTAGAGCACccattttgctttaaaaaatctaTTAGGCCCCACTGTTCACTTGGAGGGGTATAGAGCTGCCAGAATAATAGgaacccccacaaatgaccccattttggaaactagaccccctaaggaattcatctaggggtacagtgagtattttaaccccacagtgttTGGACAGAATTAATTCAAAGCAGGTGAAAGTgtcaaaatgttcttttttttttttttcaacgtgTCATTTTAAAGACATGTTTTCCGTCTTTCACACATAACAATGAGAAAAGGCACCCCCTAATTTATCATcccatttcttctgagttcaAAAATATAACTATTGTGGCCCTAACTcaatgtatggacacacagcgggaTCCAATGATTTTAGAGCACccattttgcttaataaaatctattagGCCCCATTGTTCATTTGGAGGGGTATAGAGCTACCAGAATTATAGGAAACCCCCAAAaatgaccacattttggaaaatagacccGATAGGGAATATATTTTGGTCAAAATCAATGCACAGCGGGTAAATTAAcaaacaaattttaaaaatcaacaggTGTAAAAATTGTGAAATCCCTATTGGCAACAAAAAGCAGAGAATTAAAGCTGAGTACCCCTAAGGGGGCATGTCCCTAAAACAGCAACTACCTGTAAATATGACTATGTCTTGCCACAGAAGCAGAAATCTCGCATTTGAGTCACTTTGATGACATCAAGAACAACATTCTGGTTGGACatgtagcaggaaaaaaaaagttctgtagtGAAgcgcaatatatatataaaaaaagaggaaGATCCAACTGTATGGaaaattggactttttttttcaaaatatgaaAGAACACTTGTAGGGCTATGATAAGTTTATTACTTTATAGTGACTGGTCATACAACACCTCTGTAGCCACATCAATCTCTATATGAGGAACGAATGTGGTAAGCGATGCGGTACACCATAACAGGTCCCTGCCCGGGAAAGTAGGAACCGTTAGGCGCACAAAACAACCAATCACTTTCAAAATATATAGAGACCGTGTCCATTACCATTCGTCTGAACAGTAAAGTATCACTAGTCCCCATAGTGAAGAATTTGTATTTAAGCCCATAGTGTATTGATATTGACCAGCTTTATTATTAGATAGCCttcaaaaaatagaaaaaaaaataatgcccatATGAGAATACAGTATTAGGAATGGAAATAACAGACTTCTGTGGGTGGACATAGTCATAAGAACAGTTGAAAGATGATCAAATGATCACAAATGCTACTTTTCAAAAGTAATGTTGCCTTTAATTGTCCCAAAAAAATATGCACAATTGGCTGTGCCATCAAAAAGGTGCATTGACATTAGGGGTGTAAGAATTAAGGAATTTAGGAGCGTGATCAATGGTTTCATTTATTTAGGCAAACATAGCCAGGGTCACTTTTTGGGGGTCCCTATGAGCTATTACAAAAGTACATGAAACAGAGAGTGGGATCAGATTACTGATGACAGTGCAAGAATTGTGTGGACAGCACTTAAAATTATTAAATGCCATTTTGACAAAAAATATAATACCTCtcctgaaagaatacaccacaaaataaaagaaaaatggtaTAGAAATTGATTCCTGAAAGGAACCCTCCCTCCGAACCTTATGGGGTTTTTATTTCCCAGTGAAGAAAATTGTAAAATGAATACCTCTCCATAAATAATAAACcacaaaataaaagagaaattATAAAGAAATTGTTCCCTGAAAGGAACCCTCCCTCCCAACCGTATGGGGTTTTTATTTCCCAGTGAAGAAAATTGTAAAATGAATACCTCTCCATAAATAATAAACcacaaaataaaagagaaattATAAAGAAATTGTTGCCTGAAAGGAACCCTCCCTCCCAACCGTATGGGGTTTTTATTTCCAGTGAAGAAAATTGTAAAATGAATACCTCTCCATAAATAATAAACcacaaaataaaagagaaatgATAAAGAAATTATTCCCTGAAAGGAACCCTCCCAACCGTGGCATTTTCCCCCAGTGCTGAACATTAAAAAATTAATACCTCTCCATAAATAATAAACcacaaaataaaagagaaatgATAGAGAAATTGTTCCCTGAAATgaatcctccctccctcccaaccTTGGCATTTTTTCccagtgcagaaaaaaaaaaaaaaaagaatgcatctCCTGAAATAAAccacaaaataaaacataaattatAAAGAAATTTAGTCCGTATaaagaataacccccccccccccccccacactctttTTGCCGCCTCAGAAATAAATTTAGTAGTGGGCCACGGTGTGGTAAACTTCGAAGCAGGGGTGAATACAGAGGCCAGGTTGGGATGGACATGTGGGGCAATAAAAACGTGAATCACTCCTCCTTCCATTCTTTCTGCAAACTTTACATCTTTTTTGGGGGTACCTTCGGGTGGCAGGGACAGGGTGTGGGAAGTGGCGCTCTGTGAGTCTGAGCACGTCCTCAGACTCAAAGGACTCCTGAGGGGCAGGGGAATCAAACAGGAGACGCTCGATCACCTCCtcctggaattgcagaaatgtgagCGTCCCCTGTGCCTTCTGATATACCACGAAGGCGTTGTAAGTGGCAGTCTGAATAAGGTAGACTGCCACCTTCTTATACCAGGCCCTGGTTTTGCGCTTCACCAGGTATGGTTGCAGCGCCTGGTCTGACAAGTCCACACCACCCATAAATCTATTGTACTCGCAGACACATGCAGGTTTAGTGCTGTCAGTggtggcccccctctcccttacCACCACTGAGGTGTCTGCGTGCAGGGTGGTGATCATGAAGACCTGCTTTCTGTCATGCCACTTGACAGCGAGCAGGTTTTCACTTGCCAGCGCAAATGATGCCCCCCTTTCTACCCGCCTGGACAGCAATTCAGGTGGGAGTCCTACCCTGCTTTTTCGGACTGTCCCACAGGCCCCTGTATTCGCAGCGTGCAGCAATTTATAGAGTGGGACACTGGAATAAAAATTATCAGTGTATAGCTGGTAACCTTTGTGCAGGAAAGGCCCCATCAGCTCCCACACAATTTTCCCACTGACGCCAACTGTGTCTGGGCAGCCTGGGGGGTTAAGCTGGCGGTCCCTCccttcataaataaaaaaattgcaggtGTAGCCAGTGGTGCTCTCGCAAACCTTATACACCTTCACACCATAGCGCGCCCGCTTAGATGGTATAAACTGGCGGAAGGAAAGGCGGCCTTTGAAGTTCATAAGGGACTCGTCCACTGCCAGCTGCTTGTCAGGGGTGTATACACTGAGGAAGGTTTGTTGGAGGAGGGATAATAGGGGTCTTAATTTGTAGAGGCGGTCAAAATTTGGGTCATTTCTTGGGGGGCACTGTGCGTTGTCATTAAAATGCATGAAACGCATCAGGGTCTCGTAGCGGGTGCGGGACATGATTGCTGCGAATACAGGGGTGCTATGGGTAGCCCGGCCACTCCAGTAGCTGCGTATGGAGGGCTttttcactacacccatcagaagTGTCAAGcccaaaaacttttttatttcagCGACACTTGTGGGCCTCCAGGATGTCGCATAGGTGCAGGTGGGCTTTTGGGTGATGTATTGCCGAGCATATAAATTTGTCTGCTCGACAATAAGTCCTAGGACCTCATCCCCCACAAATCAATAAAAGAAATCTACAGGGTTGTAGTTGCTAACAACCCTGTTGATCCCAGGAGTGGCAGTGAATGGGGGGATTTGGGGAGAGAAGGAAGTGGCAGGATCCCAGAAGCTGACAGGGACGCCACTAGCTCTAGGGACACCCCTTTCCCTAGGGACACGACTGGGGCCAGGCTGCGACACCTGCACTGCAGCTGCGGCCGCCATACGGGGTCTAGCAGAGACAGACTCCTCAGAACTGCTACCACTGGCGTCAGAATCCGGGAAAAATTCTGGATCTGACGCAGTGTCAGTCTCACTCCCAGAGCTGCCAGAGCATAGCATGGCGTacgcctgctctgcactgaatGATCTGCTGGACATTTTACAACCAGCAAGAACAGAaaaaatatagaatatatatatatatatatatatgtgaagtgGGGGTTCTTCACACACAGGGAGGGATCAGACAGTGACGGCGGgcaggagtgactgacaggggctatcAGACACTAACAACGGACGGCGacggacaggagtgactgacaggggcgatcagacactgacaacggacaggagtgactgacaggagcTATCAAAAACTAACAACGGATGGTGAaggacaggagtgactgacaggggctatcAGACACTAACAACGGACGGTGAtggacaggagtgactgacaggggtgATCAGACACTGACAACAGACGGCGGcggacaggagtgactgacaggggtgatcagacactgacaacggacaaaagtgactgacaggggcGATCAGACACTGTAAACGGACGGGGGTGACTAACACGGGCGATCAGACACGAACAACGGACAGGGGTCACGGACACGGGCTATTTGACAAGGGCGGCGGACAGGGGCGACGCAGAATGTGTGTTCTGTGCTTGTGTGACACTTTTACACAGCACAGGTCTTGTAgtatctctctcttctctcccagATCAACTacagggagagaagggagagacacagcaCAGGACCTGTGCTGTGTTTACTAATACAGGGCAAATGATGACTGTGATAGGTATATCACAGTCAACATTTGCTGAGGGACCAATCAGATTGGTCCCTCCCCTGTTGCTATGAGACaggagctgacaggcagctctgtctcatagcatacagcgcatgcgtgcgccattttgttttctttggcgcccagaggggaggggggcctccCCCCTGAAGATCGCCGGCGGCCATGacaccaggacaggtgaggggaccTGTCCCACAGCATTTTTATCGCCACTGACCGAAAATAGACGGTCAGTGGCGATAAAAATGGTGTATGGCACAGCCGCCATTCATTCTAATGCGATCgccgttattctgtgaataacggCGATCGCATTGCCGGGGACCGCTCACCGCGGCCCCCCgtgtcttctcccagctctcaGCTACCTCCGGCAGC from Dendropsophus ebraccatus isolate aDenEbr1 chromosome 1, aDenEbr1.pat, whole genome shotgun sequence includes these protein-coding regions:
- the LOC138783064 gene encoding piggyBac transposable element-derived protein 4-like, producing MSRTRYETLMRFMHFNDNAQCPPRNDPNFDRLYKLRPLLSLLQQTFLSVYTPDKQLAVDESLMNFKGRLSFRQFIPSKRARYGVKVYKVCESTTGYTCNFFIYEGRDRQLNPPGCPDTVGVSGKIVWELMGPFLHKGYQLYTDNFYSSVPLYKLLHAANTGACGTVRKSRVGLPPELLSRRVERGASFALASENLLAVKWHDRKQVFMITTLHADTSVVVRERGATTDSTKPACVCEYNRFMGGVDLSDQALQPYLVKRKTRAWYKKVAVYLIQTATYNAFVVYQKAQGTLTFLQFQEEVIERLLFDSPAPQESFESEDVLRLTERHFPHPVPATRRYPQKRCKVCRKNGRRSDSRFYCPTCPSQPGLCIHPCFEVYHTVAHY